One region of Bactrocera neohumeralis isolate Rockhampton chromosome 5, APGP_CSIRO_Bneo_wtdbg2-racon-allhic-juicebox.fasta_v2, whole genome shotgun sequence genomic DNA includes:
- the LOC126759496 gene encoding glucose dehydrogenase [FAD, quinone], translated as MAFGTMTSLLGMIPLLAIGMNYYRYQSIDPENKVQEPQMTRRQYDFIVVGGGSAGAVIANRLSEVRNWTVLLLEAGGDETEISDVPALAGYLQLTDLDWKYTTTPSPTRQYCQAMKGDRCFWPRGKVLGGSSVLNAMVYVRGSRNDYNHWEALGNPGWGYENVLKYFLKSEDVRNPYLAKTAYHETGGYLTVQESPWRTPLSIAFLQAGMEMGYEVRDINGEQQTGFMLTQSTIRRGSRCSTGKAFIRPVRLRKNLDVLLHAHATKVLIDKNKRAIGVEFLKKGQKNVVFVRREVILSAGALNSPQLLMLSGIGPADHLQEHGINVISDLPVGDNLQDHVGLGGLTFVVDAPLTVTRSRFQTIPVAMEYILRERGPMTFSGVEGVAFLNSKYQDPSVDWPDIQFHFLPSSINSDGGEQIRKILNLRDGFYNTVYKPLHSSETWSILPLLLRPKSTGWVRLNSRNPLQQPKLIPNYFAHQEDIDVLVEGIKLAINVSNTQAFQRFGSRPHNIPLPGCRHYEFMSDAYWGCAIKQFTFTIYHPAGTCKMGPSWDVTAVVDPRLRVYGVSGIRVADASIMPTIMNGNPNAPVIMIGEKAADLIKEDWGVRPTRQYG; from the exons ATGGCGTTTGGCACAATGACATCTTTGCTTGGAATGATTCCCCTGTTAGCGATCGGCATGAACTACTATCGCTATCAAAGTATCGATCCGGAGAACAAAGTGCAGGAGCCGCAAATG ACGCGTCGCCAATATGACTTCATAGTTGTTGGCGGCGGTTCGGCTGGCGCAGTCATAGCCAATCGCCTATCGGAAGTACGTAACTGGACGGTTTTATTGTTGGAAGCTGGCGGTGATGAGACCGAGATATCAGATGTACCTGCGCTTGCTGGCTATCTACAGCTCACCGATTTAGACTGGAAGTACACGACAACACCTTCGCCTACGCGTCAATACTGCCAAGCGATGAAAGGCGACCGCTGCTTTTGGCCGCGTGGCAAAGTGCTTGGTGGTTCCAGTGTGCTTAACGCTATGGTTTATGTGCGCGGTTCCAGAAATGACTACAATCACTGGGAAGCACTCGGTAATCCCGGTTGGGGCTATGAAAATGTGCTTAAATACTTTCTAAAATCCGAAGATGTGCGCAATCCCTATCTAGCCAAAACCGCATATCACGAAACTGGCGGTTATCTAACCGTGCAAGAGTCACCTTGGCGCACACCGCTCTCCATCGCCTTTCTGCAAGCCGGCATGGAAATGGGTTATGAGGTGCGAGATATAAATGGAGAGCAGCAGACCGGTTTCATGCTGACACAGAGCACCATACGCAGAGGTTCGCGTTGCAGCACTGGCAAGGCCTTTATAAGGCCCGTGCGTTTGCGTAAGAATCTCGATGTGCTGCTACACGCACACGCCACCAAAGTGCTCATCGATAAAAACAAGCGTGCCATTGGTGTAGAGTTTTTAAAGAAAGGCCAAAAGAACGTAGTTTTTGTACGACGTGAGGTGATATTATCCGCCGGCGCTTTGAACTCACCACAACTGCTGATGTTATCAGGCATCGGACCGGCCGATCATCTGCAGGAACATGGCATAAATGTAATATCCGATTTACCTGTGGGTGATAACTTGCAAGATCATGTCGGTTTGGGTGGCCTAACCTTTGTCGTAGATGCGCCACTCACGGTCACACGCTCACGCTTTCAAACTATACCAGTCGCTATGGAGTACATTTTGAGGGAGCGCGGTCCCATGACATTCTCCGGTGTGGAAGGTGTTGCCTTTCTCAATTCAAAATACCAAGATCCGTCAGTTGACTGGCCAGACATACAATTTCATTTTCTACCCAGCTCCATAAATTCAGACGGCGGTGAACaaatacgaaaaattttaaatctacgTGATGGTTTCTATAACACCGTCTACAAACCACTACACAGCTCTGAGACCTGGTCTATCTTGCCGCTGCTACTGCGTCCAAAGAGCACCGGCTGGGTGCGCCTCAACTCACGCAACCCGCTGCAGCAGCCCAAACTGATACCCAACTATTTTGCTCACCAGGAAGACATTGATGTGCTTGTCGAAGGCATTAAACTGGCCATAAATGTCTCGAACACACAAGCCTTTCAACGTTTCGGTTCACGACCACACAACATACCATTACCGGGCTGTCGCCACTATGAGTTCATGTCCGACGCCTACTGGGGCTGTGCCATTAAACAGTTCACTTTCACCATATACCATCCGGCGGGTACGTGTAAAATGGGTCCCAGCTGGGATGTCACCGCTGTCGTAGACCCACGCTTGCGTGTTTATGGCGTGTCCGGTATCCGTGTAGCGGACGCCAGCATCATGCCAACCATCATGAATGGCAATCCCAATGCGCCGGTCATTATGATTGGTGAAAAAGCGGCTGACCTCATAAAGGAGGATTGGGGTGTGCGGCCGACACGGCAGTATGGCTAA
- the LOC126759463 gene encoding uncharacterized protein LOC126759463, which yields MGQEISQQKKCSIISRHKTHQQAPQTLQPHPIQDATKNPKPSTNFTTSNGKYTRHSQEFQSVYAPSSSISTTSSSSTDDEHYRLRQKYNLNKQTYEKFRASKKLSLISSTTDQSTSTSNSASTNSSSSTYQNSKSSEPTYNNIVRKPSQYKRKSSSSTDSGIYYASCHCASSFLSSSATSSSSLCSTSACGCSTSVASSSNQSRSSLDQKKNYLCRHLYIKSYLDILEEDEKARAHFKSAKPGGIRNYKPKILGDSALSTSAPQSTGFSISSNNLKLREKCKENPWI from the coding sequence ATGGGACAGGAGATATCTCAGCAAAAGAAATGCAGCATTATTAGTCGACACAAAACACACCAACAAGCACCACAAACTCTTCAACCACACCCGATACAAGACGCAACAAAAAATCCCAAACCTTCTACTAATTTCACAACGTCCAACGGCAAATACACTAGACACTCACAAGAATTCCAAAGCGTCTACGCACCTTCCTCGAGCATCTCGACGACCTCTTCCAGCTCAACCGACGACGAGCACTATCGCCTAAGACAGAAATACAATCTGAATAAGCAAACTTATGAGAAATTCCGAGCGTCGAAGAAGCTCAGTCTCATCAGCAGTACCACCGATCAGAGTACTAGCACCAGCAATTCCGCGTCGACCAATAGCAGCTCATCTACATATCAAAATTCGAAATCCAGTGAACCAACGTATAACAACATCGTGCGCAAACCATCACAATATAAGCGCAAAAGTTCTTCGAGCACCGATAGTGGCATCTACTACGCCTCCTGCCATTGCGCCTCTTCCTTCTTGTCTTCATCAGCTACATCCTCTTCTTCGCTGTGCTCCACAAGCGCCTGTGGCTGCTCCACTTCTGTGGCATCTTCATCCAACCAATCGCGCAGCTCACTCGATCAAAAGAAAAACTATCTCTGTaggcatttgtatataaaatctTATCTAGATATTTTGGAGGAAGACGAGAAGGCGCGCGCTCATTTCAAATCTGCTAAACCGGGCGGCATACGCAATTACAAACCGAAGATTTTGGGCGATAGCGCGCTGTCAACCAGTGCACCACAGAGCACAGGATTTAgtatcagcagcaacaacttgAAGCTGCGTGAGAAGTGTAAGGAGAATCCGTGGATTTGA